One segment of Marvinbryantia formatexigens DSM 14469 DNA contains the following:
- a CDS encoding N-acetylmuramoyl-L-alanine amidase: protein MNINKEYISNQNTYAENNPVNIVIHNTDNFNKGADAKAHAKAQHDGNFQGMSAHLYVDDKSAYLAAPYNRGTWHVGVNYGGKLFGTVNNRNSVAIEMCVNAGYNYEKAFQNTVEVTKQLMKELNIPASRVYTHYDVCAKNCPSQIRAKGDWERFKKLIGASDENISGVQIGDSNVEAIAKVVYGEAGVIASRNGFLGVAQCIHDMLENGGYGKTVREVMQKNYSAYGSKVTSDAAQQAVFDVFKKGVRRFADAEILQFRSFTNYSDGNGNMDRQKCAQLLEKYEYLGKDSSSTKWGHLYFGHKTDRQPETLNKQNRVQCGSFTKRENAEKLVTQLKAAGFDAIIKTEGRIYKVQAGAYDVLANAQAQVKRLQAAGFDAIIK from the coding sequence ATGAATATCAACAAAGAATATATTTCAAACCAGAATACGTACGCGGAGAATAATCCGGTAAATATTGTTATCCACAATACAGATAATTTCAACAAAGGCGCCGATGCCAAAGCGCACGCAAAAGCCCAGCATGACGGCAATTTCCAGGGGATGTCTGCGCATCTGTACGTGGACGACAAGAGCGCATACCTTGCAGCGCCGTATAATCGTGGCACCTGGCATGTCGGGGTAAACTACGGTGGGAAACTGTTTGGCACCGTAAACAACCGCAACAGCGTCGCAATCGAAATGTGCGTTAATGCCGGTTACAACTATGAGAAAGCGTTCCAGAACACCGTAGAGGTCACAAAGCAGCTCATGAAGGAATTAAACATTCCCGCAAGCCGGGTATACACCCACTACGATGTATGTGCGAAAAACTGCCCGTCCCAGATTCGCGCGAAAGGGGACTGGGAGCGGTTCAAGAAGCTGATCGGCGCGTCTGACGAGAACATCTCAGGTGTGCAGATTGGCGACAGTAATGTGGAAGCTATTGCCAAAGTGGTTTATGGTGAGGCTGGCGTGATTGCAAGCCGGAACGGATTCCTCGGCGTCGCCCAGTGTATCCACGACATGCTGGAAAATGGCGGATATGGAAAGACTGTCAGGGAAGTCATGCAGAAAAACTACTCTGCATATGGCTCCAAGGTGACATCCGACGCAGCGCAGCAGGCAGTCTTTGACGTGTTCAAAAAGGGCGTGCGGCGCTTCGCGGATGCGGAAATACTCCAGTTCCGGAGTTTTACGAACTATTCCGACGGAAACGGGAATATGGACAGGCAGAAGTGTGCGCAGCTCCTGGAGAAGTATGAGTACCTCGGCAAGGATTCCAGCAGCACCAAGTGGGGGCACCTGTACTTCGGGCATAAAACGGACAGACAGCCGGAAACGCTCAATAAACAGAACAGAGTACAGTGCGGCAGCTTCACGAAGAGAGAGAACGCCGAAAAGCTTGTCACGCAGCTTAAAGCAGCCGGTTTTGATGCCATCATCAAGACGGAAGGCAGGATTTATAAGGTACAGGCAGGTGCCTATGATGTCCTGGCAAATGCGCAGGCACAGGTAAAACGACTGCAGGCAGCGGGCTTTGATGCAATTATAAAATAA
- a CDS encoding XkdX family protein: protein MYKIIKRYYDKGIYTKENVKVFVTAGKITPEQYAGITGEEYAA from the coding sequence ATGTATAAGATTATAAAAAGATACTACGATAAAGGAATCTACACAAAGGAGAATGTAAAGGTATTCGTGACTGCCGGAAAAATCACACCGGAGCAGTATGCAGGGATTACCGGTGAGGAATACGCTGCATAA